TCATCATTTAATAATACTATCATAACTGTTACTGATATAACTGGTGCTGAAACCATAACTCAATGGTCTGGTGGAAAAGTAGTAAGATCAGACAGACAGGAATCATCACCATTTGCAGCTATGGAAGCAGCTAACAGAGTTGCTGATGATATTAAAGAGAAAGGTATTGCTGGACTTCATATTAAAGTACGAGCTTCTGGAGGTAACGGTCCTAGAACACCTGGACCTGGTGCTCAAGCTACTATTAGGGCTTT
This genomic interval from Candidatus Methanosphaera massiliense contains the following:
- a CDS encoding 30S ribosomal protein S11 gives rise to the protein MAEKDKWGVAHVYSSFNNTIITVTDITGAETITQWSGGKVVRSDRQESSPFAAMEAANRVADDIKEKGIAGLHIKVRASGGNGPRTPGPGAQATIRALARAGIKIGKIEDVTPIPHDGTGRPGGKRGRRV